A genome region from Tolypothrix sp. PCC 7712 includes the following:
- a CDS encoding CHASE2 domain-containing serine/threonine-protein kinase: MFADLKTLFIQPAIITSACITVLMLGIQKLGVIEPLELKVYDRMMQMRADPGVDSRLLIVAVTEQDLKKWNWPLSGEVLDRALGKLEAYEPRAIGLDIFRDLPVQPGHEKLLKRLQDSDIITPVCKHSEKANPGNSGTAPPQGIEADRVGFSDVVEDTDGVIRRNLISVGTNANEPCQAVFSFSFQLALKYLAVGGIQPQLTSNKQLQLRNIILKPLQPDDGAYQHADTTGYQILLNYRSPRQIAQQVTITELLSDQVKPELVKDRIVLIGSTASSLNDFFNTPYGTGKSDRSGKIPGIELHAHSISQILSVVLNKQPLFWFLPEWGEVFWIWGWALVGGLIAWRIQHPLGLGIAEATSILVLCSSSFVIFTQAGWFPVVSPVLGLLLASGGVLAYTAYQSKQEQAVMMQKVQDQKELIAQLQNFVSRSNEATTVAAITHTFSPITQELQTDTILNKRYRITSNLGSGGFSYTYLAEDTQRPGYPQCVVKQLRPASQDTEYLDILRRLFKTEAKILEIVGNHPQIPSLLAFFEENKQFYLIQEYISGHPLSEEINSDKRLKPTEVTAILKDVLQVLIFIHSYGVIHRDLKPSNLIRRKADGRVVVIDFGAVKQVQPQEQDNQTIAIGTPGYAATEQLSGQPTLNSDIFALGMIAIQALTGVYPKVFRRDINTGAVILPVKSDTDDQTWQYWWELAETTETFARVLDRMVHLDFTQRYQSASEVLNTLENF, encoded by the coding sequence ATGTTTGCAGATTTAAAAACTTTATTCATACAGCCAGCTATTATTACCAGTGCCTGTATTACTGTTTTGATGCTAGGTATTCAAAAACTGGGAGTTATAGAACCACTAGAACTAAAAGTTTACGATCGCATGATGCAAATGCGCGCTGATCCAGGAGTAGATTCCAGGTTGTTAATTGTTGCAGTCACAGAACAAGACCTGAAAAAATGGAATTGGCCCCTTTCTGGTGAAGTCCTAGACCGGGCTTTAGGCAAACTAGAAGCATATGAACCTCGCGCCATTGGTCTAGATATTTTTCGCGATTTGCCAGTACAACCAGGACATGAAAAACTGCTAAAGCGCCTCCAAGATAGCGATATTATCACTCCTGTATGTAAACATTCAGAAAAAGCCAACCCAGGAAATTCCGGAACAGCACCGCCTCAAGGTATAGAAGCAGATAGAGTGGGATTTAGCGATGTTGTCGAAGACACTGATGGTGTAATTCGCCGCAATCTGATATCAGTAGGTACAAATGCCAACGAGCCATGCCAAGCTGTTTTTTCCTTCAGCTTCCAGTTAGCTCTCAAATATTTAGCAGTAGGAGGTATTCAACCACAATTGACCTCTAACAAACAACTGCAACTACGTAATATTATCTTAAAACCTCTACAACCTGATGATGGTGCTTATCAGCACGCCGATACCACAGGCTATCAAATCCTGCTCAATTATCGTTCTCCCCGGCAAATTGCCCAGCAGGTAACGATTACCGAACTACTTTCCGACCAAGTAAAACCAGAATTAGTCAAAGACCGCATTGTGTTAATTGGTTCTACAGCATCTAGTCTCAATGATTTTTTTAACACGCCCTATGGTACAGGGAAATCAGATCGTTCTGGTAAAATTCCTGGAATTGAGCTTCACGCCCACAGCATCAGCCAAATTCTAAGTGTAGTACTCAACAAGCAGCCGCTATTTTGGTTTTTACCAGAGTGGGGAGAAGTATTTTGGATTTGGGGATGGGCTTTAGTTGGGGGATTAATCGCTTGGCGCATTCAACATCCACTCGGCTTAGGAATCGCAGAAGCCACAAGCATATTGGTGTTATGTAGTAGTAGCTTTGTGATTTTTACCCAAGCTGGATGGTTTCCTGTAGTGTCTCCAGTCTTGGGATTATTACTTGCAAGCGGAGGCGTGCTAGCTTATACAGCCTACCAAAGCAAGCAAGAACAAGCAGTGATGATGCAAAAAGTCCAAGATCAAAAAGAATTAATTGCTCAACTGCAAAACTTTGTTAGCCGGAGTAACGAAGCTACAACAGTAGCCGCCATTACACATACCTTCTCTCCCATCACTCAAGAACTCCAAACAGACACCATACTCAACAAGCGTTATAGAATTACCAGTAATTTAGGTTCTGGTGGCTTTAGCTATACTTACTTAGCGGAAGATACCCAACGTCCTGGATATCCTCAATGTGTAGTTAAACAGTTGCGTCCTGCTAGCCAAGATACTGAATATTTAGATATTCTCAGACGCTTATTTAAAACAGAGGCAAAAATTTTAGAAATTGTGGGTAATCACCCGCAGATACCATCTTTACTAGCTTTTTTTGAAGAAAATAAGCAATTTTATTTAATACAAGAATATATATCTGGGCATCCTCTTTCTGAAGAAATCAATTCAGATAAACGCCTCAAACCAACTGAAGTTACGGCTATTCTCAAGGATGTTTTGCAAGTCTTAATTTTTATTCACAGCTACGGTGTGATTCATCGAGATCTCAAACCTAGTAATTTAATTAGGCGCAAAGCAGATGGACGCGTTGTTGTAATCGACTTTGGTGCGGTTAAGCAAGTGCAACCGCAAGAACAAGACAACCAAACAATCGCCATCGGTACACCTGGCTATGCAGCAACAGAGCAATTGAGTGGTCAACCCACCCTCAACAGCGATATTTTTGCCTTAGGAATGATTGCTATCCAAGCTTTAACAGGAGTATACCCCAAAGTCTTCCGTAGAGATATCAATACAGGTGCAGTTATTCTCCCAGTAAAATCCGACACAGACGATCAGACTTGGCAATATTGGTGGGAACTAGCAGAAACTACCGAAACCTTTGCCAGAGTCTTAGATAGAATGGTACACCTCGACTTTACCCAAAGATATCAGTCAGCCAGCGAAGTATTGAATACTTTGGAAAATTTTTAG